TTGGGGATATAGGAAAAGATGTCCTTTACGTTTGGAACACAGGCCCAGGGACAGCTAGATGATTCAAGGAGTCGTGAAGAATCACAGGAAGCATGGAAGAACAAGCTTTCGCAGTATGGATACACCAAGGACAAGGAAACAGTAAAGAACCACCGGCGAAGGAGAAGTGGGAAAGGTGGAGGTGAAGGCGGTTGTAATACACAGACACGCACAAAGAGACGGCGGTTAGGGATGCCGAGAAGAGACCATATTGACATGCATGCGAGAGTGTACGATGCCGAAGAATGGGAGGGTACACGGAGGGGGTTAATAGAATGTCTGAGGTCGCAGTCCCAACCGTATATGTCTGGAGGGGAGGGCGAAGAAGGTAGTGTTGAGGACTATCCGTCTGATTTGGATGGGTGGGAGAGAAATGTCTTATATGAGACACCGCCGCTTGGGGATACCTCTGGAGAGGTGTTTACACTTTCACAGGTTTTAGGAGAGGACATTGAAGTGTTGGACACTGAGGAGGAGGATGGAGGGGACTTTATAAGACGAAAAGCTGATCAACTCCGGGCTCGAGAtcaagagaaagaagaggaGGCAGAAAAAGAGGTAGAGGAAGTGGAGGAAGCTGGCTGTAGAGAAGGTGGGTATGAGGTGGACATTGAGATCACCAGGGAGGAGGTGTTAGAGTTGAcagaagatgttgaaattataGATACAGAAGGGGAGGAAGATGCTGATGGCGAGGTGACTTTAGAGGAAGTTATGGTAACCCATATTACGGACAAACAAGTCATTGAAGTTGACGATAGTGACTATGATGTGAACCA
The Pichia kudriavzevii chromosome 2, complete sequence DNA segment above includes these coding regions:
- a CDS encoding uncharacterized protein (PKUD0B08030) — protein: MSFTFGTQAQGQLDDSRSREESQEAWKNKLSQYGYTKDKETVKNHRRRRSGKGGGEGGCNTQTRTKRRRLGMPRRDHIDMHARVYDAEEWEGTRRGLIECLRSQSQPYMSGGEGEEGSVEDYPSDLDGWERNVLYETPPLGDTSGEVFTLSQVLGEDIEVLDTEEEDGGDFIRRKADQLRARDQEKEEEAEKEVEEVEEAGCREGGYEVDIEITREEVLELTEDVEIIDTEGEEDADGEVTLEEVMVTHITDKQVIEVDDSDYDVNQTKEEQQDFCIPTSSPIESGQIGNDGVGELPGIREEMRYSILRYEPLKIQGDVTDAELDRMGVCWTPN